From a single Bryobacter aggregatus MPL3 genomic region:
- the nuoL gene encoding NADH-quinone oxidoreductase subunit L: MVNLLSSFWFIPLYPLIGSALIAVLRRGSGYIASLAIALSFLHGLGAALSPRSSAVTKHLYEWMPGIGFNLFYDDLSALMVLIVGGIGLLIHVYSIGYMAEEDGRWRYFAYLNLFVFFMFLLLLSSNLVLLFAGWEGVGLASYLLIGFHHDRPNVNRSANKAFLYNRAGDAGFLIGIFLLFGVAGTVNFQDLNRLAASPAVLAAALLLALGATGKSAQLPLFVWLPDAMVGPTPVSALIHAATMVTAGIYLFARLAPLYAIVPEAGLVIAAIGAVTALIAATIALVEHDIKRILAYSTVSQLGLMFLAAGLGATNAAIFHVATHAFFKALLFLCAGNVIHSLHGEQDVRYMGGLKDRMPWTFRLMTLGALSLAGFPGLAGFFSKDEILIAAQGSPWLLGIAFLVSFLTAAYSSRMIWAVFYGKYDRTDAHEAHGTTLHTLWPLAIGSVIGGYFGPHSKDGLWIMAASALISIAGLWIGRGLLIPQTLKTLFTQKWYINDAYELVWVQAIGKRGAAGLAWIDENLVDLLPRVSGYFTSGLSYLSGAFDRLVVDGVVKTVAISFEAASFPVRLLQTGRISQYGLVIVLTLASALGWYWLQ; this comes from the coding sequence ATGGTGAATCTTCTCTCCAGCTTCTGGTTCATCCCGCTGTACCCGCTGATCGGGTCGGCGCTCATCGCCGTTTTGCGGCGCGGCTCTGGCTATATTGCGTCACTGGCGATTGCGCTCAGTTTTCTCCATGGTCTGGGCGCCGCGCTCAGCCCCCGCAGTAGTGCGGTGACGAAGCATCTTTATGAGTGGATGCCGGGCATCGGCTTCAATCTCTTCTACGACGATCTCAGTGCGCTGATGGTGCTGATTGTCGGCGGCATTGGCCTGCTCATTCATGTTTATTCCATCGGATACATGGCGGAGGAAGATGGCCGTTGGCGCTACTTTGCCTATCTGAATCTCTTTGTCTTCTTCATGTTCCTGCTCCTCTTGTCGAGCAACCTGGTTCTGCTCTTTGCGGGTTGGGAAGGTGTGGGGCTGGCAAGCTATCTTCTGATCGGGTTCCACCATGACCGTCCGAACGTCAATCGCAGTGCGAACAAGGCTTTTCTCTACAATCGAGCAGGGGACGCCGGGTTTCTGATCGGAATCTTCCTGCTCTTCGGAGTGGCAGGAACCGTCAACTTCCAGGACCTCAATCGCCTGGCCGCCAGTCCTGCGGTGCTGGCCGCTGCTTTGTTGCTGGCGCTGGGGGCGACGGGCAAATCGGCGCAACTGCCGCTCTTTGTCTGGCTGCCGGATGCGATGGTGGGCCCCACGCCGGTTTCGGCCTTGATCCATGCGGCCACGATGGTCACGGCGGGCATCTACCTGTTTGCGCGGCTTGCTCCGCTCTATGCCATCGTGCCGGAGGCCGGTCTGGTGATCGCCGCCATTGGCGCGGTGACGGCTCTGATTGCCGCGACGATCGCGCTGGTGGAGCACGACATCAAACGGATTCTGGCTTATTCCACCGTCAGCCAGTTGGGCCTGATGTTCCTTGCTGCGGGTCTGGGGGCGACAAACGCCGCCATTTTCCATGTGGCCACGCACGCCTTCTTTAAGGCTCTGCTCTTCTTGTGCGCCGGCAACGTGATCCACTCGTTGCATGGTGAGCAGGACGTTCGCTACATGGGCGGACTGAAGGATCGCATGCCCTGGACCTTTCGCCTGATGACGCTCGGCGCACTCAGCCTTGCGGGCTTCCCCGGGCTGGCTGGGTTCTTCTCAAAGGACGAGATTCTCATCGCGGCGCAAGGCTCGCCTTGGCTGCTGGGGATTGCCTTTCTGGTCAGCTTCCTGACGGCTGCCTATTCCAGCCGTATGATCTGGGCGGTCTTCTACGGCAAATACGATCGCACCGATGCGCACGAGGCTCATGGGACAACACTGCACACGCTTTGGCCCCTCGCGATCGGCAGTGTGATTGGAGGCTATTTCGGCCCACACTCGAAGGACGGGCTGTGGATCATGGCTGCTTCGGCCCTGATCTCGATTGCCGGTCTCTGGATCGGGCGCGGCCTTCTGATTCCCCAAACACTCAAAACACTTTTTACGCAGAAGTGGTACATCAATGACGCCTATGAACTCGTGTGGGTACAGGCGATTGGCAAGCGAGGGGCGGCCGGGCTTGCCTGGATCGACGAGAACCTTGTCGACCTACTGCCCCGCGTCTCTGGCTACTTCACCAGCGGTCTCAGCTACCTCAGCGGCGCCTTCGACCGGCTGGTCGTGGATGGCGTCGTCAAGACCGTGGCGATTAGCTTTGAAGCTGCTTCTTTTCCGGTTCGGCTTCTGCAGACCGGCCGCATCTCGCAATACGGTCTGGTGATTGTCCTCACTCTCGCATCCGCGCTTGGCTGGTACTGGCTGCAATGA
- the nuoK gene encoding NADH-quinone oxidoreductase subunit NuoK has product MSLSPIGTGHYLAVSAALLLIGSIGLLMRRNVIVILMSIELILNAVNINLVAFSKHWEHVTGQVFAIFVITVAVAEAAVGLGILIALFRNRGTVLADEIDLLKW; this is encoded by the coding sequence ATGAGCCTCTCCCCCATCGGTACCGGGCATTATCTGGCTGTGAGCGCCGCGCTGCTGCTGATCGGCTCGATCGGATTGCTGATGCGCCGCAATGTCATTGTCATTCTGATGTCCATTGAACTGATCCTGAACGCGGTCAACATCAATCTGGTGGCCTTCTCGAAACACTGGGAACATGTCACCGGCCAAGTTTTCGCCATCTTTGTGATTACGGTCGCCGTTGCGGAAGCCGCGGTGGGCCTCGGCATCCTCATTGCGCTCTTCCGCAATCGCGGTACGGTTCTCGCCGATGAGATCGACCTCCTCAAATGGTGA
- a CDS encoding NADH-quinone oxidoreductase subunit J has product MDTALFYIFAAMTLVGALLTVVRRNPVHCALALILSLLGVAGLFLMLSAEFLFAVQILLYVGGVMVLFLFVIMLIHVEAAVKLRQYSRQWPIAMAAVAAVFLELVVLIRTGLPNLPPGPAPRLNPPGNTERVADSLLLQYALPFEAASLLLLIAVVGAVWMAQKHEAPE; this is encoded by the coding sequence ATGGACACGGCTCTTTTCTACATCTTCGCCGCGATGACGCTGGTGGGCGCTCTGTTGACGGTGGTGCGGCGCAACCCGGTGCACTGCGCGCTCGCCTTGATCCTCTCGCTGCTCGGCGTTGCCGGACTCTTTCTGATGCTGTCGGCAGAGTTTCTCTTCGCTGTGCAGATTCTGCTCTATGTGGGTGGCGTGATGGTGCTGTTTCTGTTTGTCATCATGCTGATCCATGTCGAGGCTGCCGTCAAGCTGCGGCAGTATAGCCGGCAATGGCCGATTGCGATGGCGGCGGTGGCAGCCGTTTTCCTTGAGTTGGTGGTGCTGATCCGTACGGGTCTGCCGAATCTGCCGCCGGGCCCGGCGCCGCGGCTGAACCCACCGGGGAATACAGAGCGGGTGGCCGATAGTCTCTTGTTGCAATACGCGCTTCCCTTTGAAGCGGCATCGCTGTTGCTGCTGATTGCGGTGGTGGGCGCCGTTTGGATGGCGCAGAAGCATGAGGCGCCGGAATGA
- a CDS encoding NuoI/complex I 23 kDa subunit family protein, whose amino-acid sequence MEQNATSMLSRLGQSLKRIFLLDLLDGLWLTFRMQRTTNIATEEYPKQRPQVGERYRGAPRLNINPDNGETLCIGCDLCAKACPENLIVVGTVRNKETRRLDLTTFTYDLSRCMFCGLCEDACPVDALELTQDFEMASYTREGLIWDRQMLEEGPRPTHYTK is encoded by the coding sequence ATGGAACAGAACGCTACTTCGATGCTGTCGCGACTGGGTCAAAGTCTGAAACGAATCTTCCTGCTCGACCTTCTGGATGGGCTTTGGCTCACCTTCCGGATGCAGCGGACGACGAATATTGCCACCGAAGAATATCCGAAGCAGCGCCCGCAGGTGGGCGAGCGCTATCGTGGCGCTCCGCGGCTGAACATCAATCCTGATAACGGCGAGACGCTCTGCATTGGCTGCGATCTTTGCGCCAAGGCTTGCCCGGAGAATCTGATCGTGGTGGGCACGGTACGCAACAAGGAAACCCGGCGCCTGGATCTCACTACTTTTACTTACGATCTGTCGCGTTGCATGTTCTGCGGGCTTTGCGAAGATGCCTGCCCTGTTGATGCGCTCGAGTTGACGCAAGATTTTGAAATGGCGTCTTACACGCGGGAAGGTTTGATCTGGGACCGCCAGATGCTTGAGGAAGGACCGAGACCCACTCACTACACCAAGTAA
- a CDS encoding NADH-quinone oxidoreductase subunit D, with amino-acid sequence MTPAATNYLETQELVLNMGPQHPSTHGVLRLILKLDGERVKAVECVIGYLHRGVEKIAENRTYVQFAPYVDRMDYIAAVSNGLGYCLAVEKLIAVEAPPRAQVVRVLFAELNRIASHLLWLGTHALDIGAMTALFYCMREREDILKIFENYCGARLTTHAFRIGGLQYDLHDTFEAETRAFCESFQHRLDEYEQLLTHNPIWVQRLRGVGVLSAEDCKSYAVSGPMIRAAGVPWDLRKAQPYSGYEQFDFDIPVRDGADCYDRYLIRIEEMRQSIRIILQALDVIPSGPILAKVSKILKPPPGEVYVSIEAPKGELGYYIVSDGTVHPHRIRVRPPSFLNLASLEKMAVGSLVADVVAIIGTIDIVLGEVDR; translated from the coding sequence ATGACGCCTGCCGCTACAAACTACCTCGAAACCCAGGAACTGGTTCTCAACATGGGGCCACAGCACCCCTCGACGCACGGCGTGCTGCGCTTGATTCTCAAGCTGGACGGCGAGCGGGTGAAAGCGGTGGAATGTGTCATCGGATATCTCCATCGTGGTGTCGAAAAGATTGCGGAGAACCGGACCTATGTCCAGTTTGCGCCCTATGTGGACCGCATGGACTACATCGCAGCCGTCTCAAACGGTCTCGGCTATTGTCTGGCGGTGGAGAAACTGATTGCAGTAGAAGCGCCGCCCCGTGCGCAGGTGGTGCGTGTCCTGTTTGCGGAACTGAATCGCATCGCTTCCCATCTGCTGTGGCTGGGCACGCACGCGCTCGACATTGGCGCGATGACGGCGCTGTTCTATTGCATGCGCGAGCGCGAAGACATTCTCAAGATTTTCGAGAACTATTGCGGGGCGCGGCTCACCACCCATGCCTTCCGTATCGGCGGGCTGCAGTATGACCTGCACGATACTTTTGAGGCGGAAACCCGGGCCTTCTGCGAGAGTTTCCAGCATCGCCTGGATGAGTACGAGCAGTTGCTGACGCACAACCCGATCTGGGTGCAGCGCCTGCGCGGCGTTGGGGTGCTGAGCGCCGAGGATTGCAAGAGCTACGCTGTCTCCGGGCCGATGATTCGTGCTGCCGGTGTTCCATGGGATCTGCGCAAGGCGCAGCCTTATTCTGGCTACGAGCAGTTCGACTTCGACATTCCGGTGCGCGACGGCGCTGATTGCTACGACCGCTACCTGATTCGCATTGAAGAGATGCGCCAGAGCATCCGCATCATTCTGCAGGCACTGGACGTGATCCCTAGCGGGCCGATTCTCGCGAAGGTATCGAAGATTCTCAAGCCACCGCCGGGCGAAGTATATGTTTCAATCGAAGCCCCCAAGGGAGAGCTTGGTTATTACATTGTTTCGGATGGCACTGTGCATCCGCATCGCATCCGGGTGCGCCCCCCCAGCTTCCTGAATTTGGCTTCGCTTGAGAAAATGGCGGTAGGGTCGCTTGTGGCTGATGTTGTGGCGATCATCGGGACAATCGACATTGTTCTCGGAGAGGTGGATCGATAA
- a CDS encoding NADH-quinone oxidoreductase subunit C encodes MSQEAKPAPVMATDPWEDPLASQLSSAFTLAILKLESFHGQPFVQVESGAFFRVVAFLKEQGFDYLVDLTAVDWPKVELRFEILAILYSFADNRRVRIKMSLADGAAAQSLTPLYAAADWLEREVFDMFGIHFAGHPNLKRILLPEDWHRFPLRKEQSIVGMDQDWVQRHLGIESGQ; translated from the coding sequence ATGTCTCAAGAAGCCAAACCGGCTCCGGTTATGGCCACGGACCCTTGGGAAGACCCTCTCGCCAGTCAACTCAGTTCCGCCTTTACCCTAGCCATCTTGAAACTCGAATCGTTTCACGGCCAGCCCTTCGTGCAGGTCGAAAGCGGCGCATTCTTTCGGGTCGTCGCATTTCTCAAAGAACAGGGCTTCGACTATCTGGTCGATCTCACCGCAGTGGACTGGCCGAAGGTCGAACTGCGCTTTGAGATTCTTGCGATTCTGTACTCATTTGCAGATAATCGCCGTGTCCGCATCAAGATGAGTCTTGCTGACGGCGCCGCTGCCCAGTCGCTCACCCCGCTCTATGCGGCGGCAGACTGGCTCGAGCGCGAAGTTTTTGATATGTTCGGCATCCACTTTGCTGGGCACCCGAATCTGAAGCGCATTCTCTTGCCCGAGGATTGGCATCGCTTTCCCTTGCGCAAAGAACAGAGCATCGTGGGCATGGACCAGGATTGGGTGCAGCGGCATCTGGGAATCGAGAGTGGACAATGA
- a CDS encoding polysaccharide biosynthesis/export family protein: MRIVFFLLSLSQLSGQNITPPALSTPPSNLPAQQIGANDLLNVTVYGAPELSRTIRVSPEGMIRMPMVRADFPAAGKFPGDLEAVIATALAQEQILIDPVVTVTVAEYVSRPISVMGAVKQPLTFQAFGNLTLIDALSRAGGLTADAGGEILLSRSQPGLDGKATNLILRVPVKQLIDQADPELNYALRGGEEVRVPEASKIFVVGNVKKPGAFAMRDNADNTVLKMLALSEGLMPFATDEAYIYRREGADNGKNEIAIPLAKIIERKSPDVTLMPNDVLYIPDNKRRRMTMSMVDRLVTFGAGTASGMLVWRR; this comes from the coding sequence ATGCGAATCGTCTTTTTCCTCCTCAGTTTGAGCCAACTGTCTGGCCAGAACATCACCCCGCCCGCCCTCTCCACTCCGCCAAGCAATCTGCCGGCCCAACAGATTGGAGCAAACGATCTTCTGAACGTGACCGTTTATGGGGCGCCCGAGCTATCCCGGACGATTCGAGTGAGTCCGGAGGGGATGATCCGGATGCCGATGGTGCGCGCCGATTTTCCCGCGGCAGGCAAATTCCCGGGCGACCTGGAAGCCGTGATCGCCACCGCACTGGCCCAGGAGCAGATTCTGATCGATCCGGTCGTCACCGTGACCGTGGCGGAGTATGTCAGCCGGCCGATCAGCGTCATGGGCGCGGTCAAGCAACCACTCACCTTTCAGGCTTTTGGGAATCTCACGCTGATCGACGCCTTGAGCCGCGCTGGCGGGCTGACCGCAGACGCGGGTGGAGAGATCCTGCTCAGCCGTTCGCAACCGGGCCTGGACGGAAAGGCAACGAATCTGATTCTGCGGGTTCCGGTCAAGCAGTTGATCGACCAGGCCGATCCTGAGTTGAACTATGCGCTGCGTGGGGGAGAAGAAGTACGGGTGCCCGAGGCTAGCAAGATCTTCGTCGTCGGCAACGTGAAGAAACCAGGAGCCTTTGCAATGCGGGACAACGCCGACAATACAGTGTTGAAAATGCTGGCGCTCAGCGAAGGATTGATGCCCTTTGCAACCGATGAGGCCTATATTTATCGCCGCGAGGGCGCCGACAACGGTAAGAACGAAATTGCGATCCCACTCGCCAAGATCATCGAGCGCAAGTCGCCCGACGTCACCCTGATGCCGAATGATGTCCTGTACATTCCCGACAACAAGCGGCGCCGGATGACGATGTCGATGGTGGACCGGCTGGTGACCTTCGGCGCCGGAACCGCATCCGGCATGTTGGTTTGGCGGCGCTAG
- a CDS encoding J domain-containing protein: MNYYDELDIAPDASPEQIRKAFRGVTRMLHPDLQMDDQMRQLAAAQMRRLNEVMDTLCHPDKRLAYDQSLEARQYEMLPVFEPSPDGPGRTGAAQASVPALGAGLVLGSLAMYCVSVLVRPELEAAKRPPNEKRVVVTESRKAPAAERQIRQVASPAIQKKLQAEVPLPPPQPTTDAMPIAEAMVDAPPIERIAPVQPLPATRSAVAAQQPARRIEPRPLEGIWLYAADAKEKPARWAYAAEYVELRVQEREGEIVGAYRSRYKVPNRISQPEVTFRFRGPASSTAFEWQAAGARGTIQLQLQGDNVMEASWTVADSGNIHGLGAGSSTLIRRLN; the protein is encoded by the coding sequence ATGAATTACTACGATGAACTGGACATCGCCCCCGATGCCAGCCCGGAGCAGATTCGCAAGGCATTTCGTGGCGTCACACGGATGCTCCATCCAGACCTGCAGATGGACGACCAGATGCGGCAGTTGGCTGCGGCCCAGATGCGTCGCCTGAATGAGGTCATGGATACACTTTGCCACCCGGACAAGCGACTGGCCTATGACCAGTCCCTCGAGGCGCGGCAATATGAAATGCTGCCGGTCTTTGAGCCTTCGCCCGATGGCCCCGGCCGGACAGGAGCAGCCCAGGCCTCCGTGCCAGCATTGGGCGCAGGTCTGGTTCTTGGCTCTTTGGCCATGTACTGTGTCTCCGTGCTGGTGCGTCCAGAACTGGAGGCTGCCAAACGTCCACCCAACGAAAAGCGGGTCGTGGTCACAGAATCCCGCAAGGCTCCTGCAGCAGAGCGCCAGATCCGGCAAGTGGCAAGCCCCGCCATCCAGAAAAAGCTGCAAGCGGAAGTGCCACTCCCGCCGCCGCAACCCACCACGGATGCGATGCCCATTGCCGAGGCGATGGTGGACGCACCGCCGATCGAGCGGATCGCACCAGTCCAGCCCCTTCCCGCAACCCGGTCCGCCGTAGCGGCACAGCAACCGGCGCGCCGCATCGAACCAAGGCCGCTCGAAGGAATCTGGCTGTATGCCGCAGATGCGAAAGAGAAGCCCGCGCGCTGGGCCTACGCAGCCGAATACGTGGAGTTGCGAGTGCAGGAACGGGAAGGCGAGATCGTAGGAGCCTACCGATCGCGATACAAAGTACCGAATCGCATCTCGCAGCCTGAGGTTACGTTTCGCTTTCGAGGCCCTGCCAGTTCCACAGCCTTCGAGTGGCAAGCCGCAGGAGCCCGGGGCACCATCCAGTTACAACTGCAGGGAGACAACGTCATGGAAGCCAGTTGGACGGTGGCGGACTCAGGCAATATTCATGGGCTTGGAGCCGGTTCCTCCACACTAATCCGCCGTCTCAACTGA
- a CDS encoding NAD-dependent epimerase/dehydratase family protein, with protein sequence MNILVCGGAGFIGSHVSKSIRRAGHVPVVFDNLSAGHEWAVQWGPLVRGDLSDRDAVEAALRTHAIDAVIQLAGSINVGESMQNPGKYFRNNFSISVSLLEAMDAVGVRKIVFSSTAAIYGIPAASPIPEDAVKAPINPYGEAKYFTERLLDWYTKARQFQCLALRYFNAAGADPEGEIGEMHSPKPT encoded by the coding sequence ATGAATATTCTTGTCTGCGGCGGCGCTGGGTTCATCGGCAGCCATGTATCGAAATCAATTCGTCGGGCCGGCCATGTGCCTGTCGTCTTTGACAATCTCTCGGCCGGCCACGAATGGGCCGTACAGTGGGGGCCCCTGGTGCGGGGGGATCTGAGCGATCGCGACGCCGTAGAGGCTGCATTGCGCACGCATGCGATCGATGCCGTAATCCAATTGGCAGGCTCGATCAATGTCGGTGAGAGTATGCAGAACCCAGGAAAGTACTTCCGCAACAACTTCTCGATTAGCGTGAGTCTTCTCGAGGCAATGGACGCCGTGGGCGTCCGGAAGATCGTCTTCAGTTCGACGGCGGCGATATATGGAATCCCGGCCGCCAGCCCGATCCCGGAGGATGCCGTCAAAGCTCCCATCAACCCCTATGGAGAGGCGAAGTACTTTACGGAGCGATTGCTCGATTGGTACACCAAGGCCCGGCAGTTCCAGTGCCTGGCCTTGCGTTACTTCAATGCGGCGGGTGCCGATCCAGAGGGAGAGATCGGCGAGATGCACTCCCCGAAACCCACCTGA
- a CDS encoding NAD-dependent epimerase/dehydratase family protein, translating into MGQRPPVKIFGTDYPTQDGTAIRDYIHVQDLASAHLLGVNYLMAGGASTAVNLGAGTGVSVLEVLQAVENVSGKPVPSERFGRRAGDPPALVAQAGLAKEVIGWSPQHSSIENIVRDAWGWSEKAIRTGIYAE; encoded by the coding sequence ATGGGCCAGCGGCCTCCGGTGAAGATCTTCGGCACGGACTACCCGACACAAGACGGGACGGCGATTCGCGATTATATCCATGTCCAGGATTTGGCCAGTGCGCACCTCTTGGGCGTCAACTATCTGATGGCCGGTGGCGCGAGCACGGCGGTGAATTTAGGCGCTGGAACCGGCGTCAGCGTTCTCGAGGTGCTGCAGGCCGTCGAGAATGTGAGTGGAAAACCAGTGCCTAGCGAGCGCTTTGGCCGCCGGGCAGGCGATCCGCCAGCACTGGTCGCCCAGGCTGGCCTGGCCAAAGAAGTGATCGGATGGAGCCCACAACATTCGTCCATCGAAAATATCGTGCGCGATGCCTGGGGCTGGAGCGAAAAGGCGATTCGAACCGGAATCTACGCGGAATAG
- a CDS encoding P1 family peptidase: MNGITAIEGIRVGHATDLKGITGCTVILCEAGASAGVDIRGGASGTAEIGVLDPMHITPVVHAIVLSGGSAFGLEASSGVRTFLEQHGVGFDTRVTRVPIVPAAILYDLGIGDAQARPNREMGAAAAAQAYMSEPGTPVAEGNVGAGTGATVGKINGLSCAMKGGIGTAVWELSGRFKGVKVAAIVAVNALGDVIDDRREVIAGARKTANSREFVNTARKMLDGAVPKFTGGNTTLAVVATNAKLTKVEATKLAQLSQAGVMRAISPVHTTRDGDTVFAMSTGAIPGVDINALGIAASEVMVEAIHRAVREAGTLGGVLGLKS; encoded by the coding sequence GTGAACGGCATTACCGCGATAGAAGGCATCCGTGTAGGGCATGCGACTGATCTGAAAGGGATTACCGGTTGTACGGTGATCTTGTGCGAGGCTGGAGCGAGCGCAGGAGTGGATATTCGGGGAGGAGCGAGCGGCACCGCAGAGATTGGTGTGCTGGATCCGATGCACATCACTCCAGTGGTCCACGCGATTGTCTTATCGGGCGGCAGCGCCTTTGGGCTTGAGGCCTCCAGTGGCGTGCGGACCTTTCTCGAACAGCACGGTGTGGGTTTTGATACGAGAGTGACGCGGGTCCCGATCGTACCTGCGGCGATTCTCTATGACCTGGGCATTGGCGATGCGCAGGCGCGCCCCAATCGGGAGATGGGCGCAGCAGCAGCGGCTCAGGCCTACATGAGCGAGCCGGGCACGCCAGTGGCGGAAGGCAATGTCGGCGCTGGAACCGGCGCGACCGTGGGCAAAATCAACGGCTTGTCCTGTGCAATGAAGGGGGGCATTGGGACAGCGGTGTGGGAACTCTCAGGGCGCTTTAAAGGGGTGAAAGTCGCGGCGATCGTCGCCGTGAATGCGCTGGGCGACGTCATCGACGACCGACGCGAGGTGATTGCGGGGGCCAGAAAGACGGCGAACAGCCGCGAGTTCGTCAATACCGCGAGAAAGATGCTGGATGGGGCGGTTCCGAAGTTTACGGGCGGCAATACCACGCTGGCTGTGGTGGCCACCAATGCCAAACTCACCAAAGTGGAGGCAACCAAGCTTGCCCAGTTGTCGCAAGCCGGTGTGATGCGTGCGATCTCACCAGTGCATACGACGCGAGATGGAGACACGGTCTTCGCCATGTCGACAGGCGCGATTCCGGGAGTAGATATCAACGCGTTGGGAATTGCAGCTTCTGAAGTGATGGTCGAGGCGATCCATCGGGCCGTGCGGGAGGCTGGCACGCTGGGCGGCGTACTGGGCCTTAAAAGCTAA
- a CDS encoding MlaE family ABC transporter permease, with amino-acid sequence MLDYLKSPVQTFQDFLILAGRSLKNVTRKPIYWKDILMQMDSIGVGSLPIVTLIGAFSGIVMTLQLSRALATYGATSQTGQVVSISIVRELGPVLTALLIAGRNASGIASELGSMKVSEQIDAMRALGTDPIQKLIVPRLIATAVMQPLLTAIADFVGLLGGLIIAVTVIGNTANQYWSSAIDILRLNDMVQGLVKPFLFAMIIALVGCFYGMRTSGGTQGVGLATTKAVVVSSVWVFVIDALITQIFVNLT; translated from the coding sequence TTGCTCGATTACCTTAAGAGCCCTGTACAAACATTTCAAGATTTCCTGATTCTGGCTGGGCGCAGCCTGAAAAACGTCACGAGGAAACCCATCTACTGGAAAGACATCCTCATGCAGATGGACTCGATCGGCGTGGGCAGCCTGCCGATTGTCACGTTAATCGGGGCCTTCAGCGGCATCGTCATGACCTTGCAGCTCTCGCGGGCTCTTGCCACCTACGGGGCCACATCGCAAACCGGCCAGGTGGTTTCCATCAGCATCGTGCGTGAACTCGGGCCCGTGCTGACCGCGCTGTTGATTGCCGGCCGGAACGCCTCGGGCATTGCCTCTGAACTCGGTTCGATGAAGGTAAGCGAACAGATCGATGCCATGCGGGCGCTTGGCACGGATCCCATCCAGAAACTGATCGTTCCCCGGCTGATTGCCACTGCGGTGATGCAGCCCTTGCTCACTGCGATTGCCGACTTTGTCGGCCTGCTCGGCGGTTTGATCATTGCCGTCACCGTGATTGGCAATACGGCGAACCAGTACTGGAGTTCGGCGATCGACATCCTGCGCTTGAACGACATGGTACAAGGGCTCGTAAAACCTTTTCTATTCGCAATGATTATCGCGCTGGTGGGTTGCTTCTACGGCATGCGCACCTCTGGCGGCACCCAGGGCGTCGGGTTGGCAACCACCAAGGCCGTCGTGGTATCCAGCGTCTGGGTCTTTGTGATCGATGCGCTGATCACTCAGATTTTTGTCAACCTCACCTGA
- a CDS encoding ABC transporter ATP-binding protein, with protein sequence MSDVILQFDEVSMDFDGKLALDKISFTVQAGETFILFGAAGSGKTVLLKLAMSLLSPTSGRILLLGHDITSMKESELFGLRAEVGVLFQEGGLFDSLTIADNVAYPLRNQMSLLAPEDEIAVRIQESLDFVELGHTLDKFPSELSGGMRRRVGIARANVTNPKISLYDSPTAGLDPITAHTIMSLIIKQRQLRHTTTILASHRYQDGSMAANYIWDEKAHDVVRAAPPGKYADLRTTFLVMSEGRIVFSGTQQQLELSRDPYVSQFVLHQPPPKPLAGAERGQPQA encoded by the coding sequence ATGTCCGACGTCATCCTTCAGTTCGACGAAGTGAGCATGGACTTCGACGGGAAACTTGCTCTCGACAAGATCAGCTTCACCGTCCAGGCCGGCGAAACCTTCATTTTGTTTGGCGCTGCCGGCTCGGGCAAAACCGTACTGCTGAAGCTGGCGATGTCGCTGTTGTCTCCCACTTCAGGCCGCATTCTGCTGCTCGGGCACGACATCACGTCCATGAAGGAATCAGAGCTGTTTGGGTTGCGGGCAGAGGTCGGCGTGCTCTTCCAGGAAGGGGGGCTCTTTGACTCGCTCACGATTGCCGACAATGTGGCCTACCCCTTGCGGAATCAGATGTCCCTACTCGCCCCAGAGGACGAGATTGCGGTCCGAATTCAGGAATCACTCGATTTCGTCGAGCTCGGACACACACTCGACAAATTTCCGAGTGAACTCTCGGGCGGCATGCGCCGCCGTGTGGGCATTGCGCGGGCCAATGTGACCAATCCCAAGATTTCGCTGTACGATTCGCCCACCGCCGGGCTCGATCCGATCACCGCGCACACCATCATGTCACTCATCATCAAGCAGCGGCAGTTGCGGCACACCACCACAATTTTGGCCTCCCACCGCTACCAGGACGGTTCCATGGCGGCAAACTATATTTGGGATGAGAAAGCACATGACGTCGTACGCGCGGCTCCTCCTGGCAAATATGCCGACTTACGAACCACCTTCCTGGTTATGAGTGAAGGACGCATTGTATTCTCGGGCACACAGCAGCAACTGGAACTCTCGCGTGACCCCTATGTGTCACAATTTGTATTGCATCAGCCCCCGCCGAAACCACTTGCGGGTGCAGAGCGGGGACAGCCTCAGGCATGA